In a genomic window of Pontibacter liquoris:
- a CDS encoding cytochrome C oxidase subunit I: MAAASTSNSPARWVVLPHYAFAALSFVVLSVLLLFSTDAFGGHYFNPKLLTLTHVTVLGWATMLIFGALYQLLPVLLDCRLYSEKLAIYTFGLLASGTVLLACAFWHFQVGALLQVAAILLFAAFLLFTINVFQTARKAPKWTIEADFIVTASLWLLVTGLVGVLMAFNFTYAFLPEQHVHYLQLHAHIGMAGWFLLLIIGVGSKLIPMFLLAHTENTKKLNWAYNFVNGGLVLFIFDHLFLHTVFVPLYAALVAAGVGLFLWFLYEAAQTRQRQDVDLGMKQTFVALALLLLPLVLVFVVSSKGSLPQELLSSLYLVYGLSVFLGFLSALILGQTFKTLPFIIWMHAYEDYVGRFKTPLPKDLYIHTLLRWQNLCYLAGFILLIMGVLLRMPPVILAGAICFTVTALLYATNVFRMLLHKAHNLKPFTYGNANA; this comes from the coding sequence ATGGCTGCTGCCTCCACTTCCAATTCGCCTGCCCGCTGGGTGGTGCTGCCCCATTACGCGTTTGCCGCTTTATCTTTTGTGGTCCTGAGCGTGCTGCTACTTTTTTCGACCGATGCTTTTGGCGGCCACTATTTTAATCCCAAGCTGCTCACGCTAACACACGTCACGGTGCTGGGCTGGGCCACCATGCTCATTTTCGGGGCCCTTTACCAGCTGTTGCCCGTGCTGCTGGATTGCCGCCTGTACAGCGAAAAGCTAGCTATTTATACTTTCGGGTTGCTCGCTTCAGGCACCGTGTTGCTGGCCTGCGCTTTCTGGCACTTCCAGGTAGGCGCGCTTTTGCAAGTGGCTGCCATCCTTTTGTTTGCAGCGTTTTTGCTCTTTACTATCAATGTGTTCCAGACGGCTCGCAAAGCCCCTAAATGGACCATCGAAGCGGACTTTATTGTTACGGCCTCGCTCTGGCTGCTGGTAACGGGGCTGGTGGGCGTGCTGATGGCCTTTAACTTTACCTATGCCTTTCTGCCCGAGCAGCACGTGCACTACCTGCAGCTGCATGCCCACATTGGCATGGCGGGCTGGTTTTTGCTGCTCATTATCGGCGTAGGGTCAAAGCTGATCCCGATGTTTCTGCTGGCCCATACCGAAAACACGAAAAAGCTCAACTGGGCCTATAATTTTGTGAACGGCGGCCTGGTGCTTTTCATCTTCGACCACCTGTTCCTGCACACGGTGTTTGTGCCGCTTTATGCTGCGCTGGTAGCCGCTGGTGTAGGCTTGTTTTTATGGTTCCTGTACGAGGCGGCCCAAACCCGGCAACGGCAGGACGTGGACCTGGGCATGAAACAAACGTTTGTGGCGCTGGCCCTGTTGCTGTTGCCGCTGGTGCTGGTGTTTGTGGTGAGTAGCAAGGGAAGCTTGCCGCAGGAGCTGTTATCGTCCCTTTACCTGGTGTATGGCCTTTCTGTTTTCCTGGGATTTCTCTCGGCGCTGATTCTGGGGCAGACCTTTAAAACCCTGCCTTTTATAATCTGGATGCACGCCTACGAAGATTATGTGGGCCGCTTTAAAACGCCCTTGCCTAAAGACCTGTACATCCATACGTTGCTGCGCTGGCAGAACTTGTGCTACCTGGCCGGATTTATACTGCTCATAATGGGCGTGCTGCTCCGGATGCCGCCTGTTATACTTGCCGGGGCGATCTGTTTTACGGTAACCGCCCTGCTGTATGCCACTAACGTCTTTCGGATGCTTTTGCACAAAGCTCACAATTTAAAACCATTTACCTATGGAAACGCAAACGCCTGA
- a CDS encoding universal stress protein, producing the protein MKNLLVATDFSASAHNAAVYAAALARYAGSRIILVHVYAIRLLPEDQEELLQKEPPEVALQKKMDQLARELHKEYGVSVTRLLRPGFAADEIPALARRVKAEVVVLGTRCCPHTAVGETTAAILGSGIGVLCVPERATFRPRSGVTYRRQEATLFTKIQQVYGPANVIPFQKEGLATDKVLVADGTATSIAAASIKVASAMLAPGQLLVLYAAEAPAPAAELLSYTSQRSHQATPLLVLPAPAVEQV; encoded by the coding sequence ATGAAAAATTTACTGGTTGCAACGGACTTTTCTGCCAGCGCGCACAATGCGGCTGTGTATGCTGCGGCGCTTGCACGCTATGCCGGCAGCCGGATCATACTTGTGCATGTATACGCCATCCGCCTGCTGCCCGAAGACCAGGAAGAACTCCTGCAAAAGGAACCGCCGGAAGTTGCCCTGCAGAAGAAAATGGACCAACTGGCCAGGGAGCTGCACAAGGAGTACGGGGTGTCGGTTACGCGCCTGCTCAGGCCCGGTTTTGCCGCCGACGAAATTCCGGCGCTGGCCAGAAGAGTAAAAGCGGAAGTAGTGGTGCTGGGTACCCGCTGCTGCCCGCACACGGCTGTAGGCGAAACCACGGCAGCCATACTGGGCAGTGGCATTGGCGTGTTGTGCGTGCCTGAACGGGCTACCTTCAGGCCCAGAAGCGGCGTAACCTACCGCCGGCAGGAGGCAACGTTATTTACGAAAATACAGCAGGTATACGGCCCCGCCAACGTGATTCCTTTTCAGAAAGAAGGATTGGCCACCGACAAAGTGCTTGTGGCTGACGGCACCGCTACAAGTATAGCCGCGGCAAGTATAAAAGTTGCCTCCGCTATGTTAGCACCCGGTCAGCTGCTGGTTTTGTATGCTGCTGAGGCCCCCGCACCGGCAGCGGAGCTGCTGAGTTATACCAGCCAGCGTTCTCATCAAGCTACCCCCCTCCTGGTGCTGCCAGCTCCGGCAGTAGAACAAGTATAA
- a CDS encoding response regulator, with the protein MADKKTIVILIADDDAEDRMLVKEALEESRLKNNIHFVENGEELMDYLHHKGRFADKAQYPTPGLILLDLNMPKKDGREALKEIKEDERLRLIPVVVLTTSKAEEDILRTYDLGVSSFITKPVTFTSLVDVMKTLSKYWFEIVELPKL; encoded by the coding sequence ATGGCTGATAAAAAAACTATTGTGATCCTTATTGCCGACGACGACGCCGAAGACCGGATGCTGGTAAAAGAGGCGCTGGAGGAAAGCCGCCTTAAAAACAACATTCATTTTGTGGAGAACGGCGAGGAACTGATGGATTACCTGCACCACAAGGGCCGCTTTGCCGACAAGGCACAGTATCCAACGCCGGGCCTGATTTTGCTGGACCTGAACATGCCCAAAAAGGATGGTCGGGAAGCACTGAAAGAGATCAAAGAAGATGAGCGCCTGCGCCTGATCCCGGTAGTGGTGTTAACAACGTCCAAAGCCGAAGAAGATATTCTGCGCACCTACGACCTGGGCGTGAGCTCGTTCATTACCAAACCCGTAACCTTTACCTCGCTGGTAGATGTAATGAAAACGCTCAGCAAATACTGGTTTGAGATCGTGGAGCTGCCAAAGCTGTAA
- a CDS encoding response regulator has translation MKKILLIEDNQEIRENIAEILTLANYEILEAENGKLGVELAKKEIPDLIVCDIMMPQLDGYGVLHLLGGNPATAGIPFIFLTAKSEKEDFRKGMNLGADDYLIKPFDDLELLDAVEMRLKKNEALKAGFQKNAESLNEFIQEAKGQENLEKLTTDKQKLQHFKKKQPLFSEGNHPNALYFLNKGKVKTYKSNEEGREYITNLYKDGDFIGYLDLIEEKAYRESAMVMEDSEIYVISKEDFFMLLHNNRLVANQFIRLLSDNLAEREERLLRLAYNSVRKRVAEALVFVEKQYKKEEQNVSQVVISREDLASIVGASKETVIRTLADFKDEKLIDSQGSKIMILNLEKLKRMRN, from the coding sequence ATGAAAAAGATACTGCTGATAGAAGACAATCAGGAAATCCGCGAGAATATTGCCGAGATCCTTACGCTGGCCAACTACGAGATACTGGAAGCGGAGAACGGTAAACTCGGCGTGGAGCTGGCCAAGAAAGAAATTCCGGACCTGATCGTGTGTGATATCATGATGCCCCAGCTCGATGGCTACGGCGTGTTGCACCTGCTGGGCGGCAACCCCGCTACGGCGGGTATTCCGTTTATCTTTTTAACAGCCAAATCGGAAAAGGAAGACTTCCGCAAAGGCATGAACCTGGGGGCCGACGATTACCTGATCAAGCCTTTTGATGACCTGGAACTGCTGGATGCTGTTGAAATGCGCCTCAAAAAGAACGAAGCCCTCAAGGCCGGTTTCCAGAAAAATGCCGAAAGCCTGAACGAGTTCATCCAGGAAGCTAAAGGGCAGGAGAACCTCGAGAAGCTGACCACCGACAAGCAAAAGCTGCAGCATTTCAAGAAAAAGCAGCCGCTGTTTTCGGAAGGCAATCACCCCAATGCACTCTACTTCCTGAACAAGGGCAAGGTGAAAACCTATAAATCGAATGAGGAAGGGCGCGAGTACATCACCAACCTCTACAAGGACGGCGACTTTATCGGCTACCTCGACCTGATTGAAGAAAAAGCGTACCGCGAGTCGGCCATGGTGATGGAAGATTCGGAAATTTACGTGATTTCCAAAGAAGACTTTTTCATGTTGCTGCATAACAACCGGCTGGTGGCAAACCAGTTTATCCGCCTCCTGTCCGACAACCTGGCCGAACGGGAAGAGCGCCTGCTGCGCCTGGCCTACAACTCGGTGCGCAAGCGCGTGGCCGAAGCGCTGGTCTTTGTCGAAAAGCAGTATAAAAAAGAAGAGCAGAACGTGTCGCAGGTCGTGATTTCGCGCGAAGACCTGGCCAGCATTGTGGGCGCCTCCAAAGAAACCGTGATCCGCACGCTGGCGGATTTCAAGGACGAAAAGCTCATCGACAGCCAGGGCAGCAAGATCATGATCCTGAACCTGGAGAAGCTCAAACGCATGCGGAACTGA
- a CDS encoding RrF2 family transcriptional regulator: MLSKTTEYALRAIVYIALGDAAGNRPGVKEIAQELELPVHFMGKILQDLVRKGIIASAKGPRGGFFLHRPASEISILEVVREIDGLAAFTKCGMGLNQCSDIHPCPLHNDIKAYRDRLLKVYSVKTIQDLVTGINSGKYFIKNVADKPSEEM, translated from the coding sequence ATGCTATCGAAAACCACGGAATATGCCTTACGGGCCATTGTTTACATCGCGCTGGGTGATGCAGCAGGGAACAGGCCCGGCGTGAAGGAAATAGCGCAGGAACTGGAGCTGCCGGTGCATTTTATGGGCAAGATCTTGCAGGACCTGGTGCGGAAAGGAATTATCGCCTCAGCAAAAGGCCCGCGCGGCGGCTTTTTCCTGCACCGCCCGGCCAGCGAAATTTCGATTTTGGAAGTAGTGCGCGAAATAGACGGGTTAGCCGCTTTTACAAAGTGTGGCATGGGCCTGAACCAGTGCTCCGACATACATCCCTGCCCACTGCACAACGACATTAAGGCTTACCGCGACCGGCTGCTGAAAGTATACAGTGTTAAAACCATTCAGGACCTGGTCACCGGCATCAACTCCGGGAAATATTTTATCAAGAACGTGGCTGATAAGCCATCAGAGGAAATGTAA
- a CDS encoding hybrid sensor histidine kinase/response regulator, whose protein sequence is MQEKIRILLVDDDEDDFIITRDIIEDIPGRHYLLEWAGSFSEALAQIEQKRHDVYLVDYRLGAHDGLELIKEAVGKGAAAPFILMTGQSDRETDEKAMRAGALDYLVKGTISPNELERSIRYSIEHAKSLAVIQRLNSELEQRVKERTQELGAAIRKLEQTNRSLFEAEKEVRKALNKEKELHELKSRFVTIASHEFRTPLSTVLSSASLIGKYKTTEDDEKRQKHVERIKSAVSNLTSILNDFLSISRIEEGKIYNVPSEFDLVAFAAEVADELQGYLKPGQRIHYTHHREKALIYLDKQLLKNILFNLLSNASKYSGEGKDIHFTTHTSDDCITITVQDEGIGIPDADKTYLFSPFFRAQNVTNIQGTGLGLNIVKRYVDIMEGTLSYQSELDKGTTFTITFPQNHPTL, encoded by the coding sequence ATGCAAGAGAAGATCCGCATACTGCTGGTAGACGACGACGAGGATGATTTCATCATCACCCGGGATATCATTGAAGATATACCCGGCCGCCATTACCTGCTCGAGTGGGCGGGTTCTTTTAGCGAGGCACTGGCGCAGATAGAGCAGAAACGCCATGATGTATACCTGGTCGATTACCGGTTGGGAGCCCACGATGGCCTGGAGCTGATAAAGGAAGCGGTAGGAAAAGGGGCAGCAGCCCCGTTTATACTTATGACAGGCCAGAGCGACCGCGAAACAGACGAAAAAGCGATGCGCGCCGGTGCCCTGGATTATCTTGTAAAAGGCACTATCAGCCCAAACGAGTTAGAGCGCTCCATCCGCTATAGTATAGAGCATGCCAAAAGTCTGGCCGTGATCCAGCGGCTCAACTCGGAGCTGGAGCAGCGCGTGAAGGAGCGGACGCAGGAGCTGGGCGCAGCTATCCGCAAGCTGGAGCAAACCAACCGGAGCCTCTTTGAAGCCGAAAAGGAAGTACGCAAGGCCCTCAACAAGGAGAAAGAACTGCACGAGCTTAAGTCGCGGTTCGTAACCATTGCATCGCACGAATTCCGCACGCCACTCAGCACGGTGCTCTCGTCGGCCTCGCTTATCGGCAAGTATAAAACCACCGAAGACGACGAGAAACGGCAAAAGCACGTGGAAAGGATCAAGTCGGCGGTAAGTAACCTGACCAGCATTCTGAATGATTTCCTGTCCATCAGCCGCATCGAGGAAGGAAAGATCTATAACGTGCCGTCGGAGTTTGACCTGGTTGCTTTTGCAGCCGAGGTGGCCGATGAGCTGCAGGGCTACCTGAAACCGGGCCAGCGCATCCACTACACGCATCACCGCGAAAAAGCACTTATTTACCTGGACAAGCAGCTACTCAAAAATATACTCTTCAACCTGCTTTCCAATGCCAGCAAGTATTCGGGCGAGGGCAAGGACATCCACTTTACCACGCATACTTCCGACGATTGCATCACGATTACCGTACAGGACGAAGGCATTGGCATTCCGGATGCCGACAAAACATACTTGTTCAGCCCTTTTTTCAGAGCCCAGAACGTTACCAACATCCAGGGCACCGGCCTGGGGCTTAACATTGTTAAACGCTATGTCGATATTATGGAAGGTACGTTGAGTTACCAGAGCGAGCTCGACAAAGGCACCACCTTTACCATCACTTTCCCGCAAAACCACCCTACATTATGA
- a CDS encoding type IA DNA topoisomerase — MKVCIAEKPSVAREIAQVLGAKARKDGYFEGNGYQVTWTFGHFCTLREPDDYRPEWKRWSLYDLPMLPEKYGIKLMKDSGVQKQFKIIKELLDKADEVINCGDAGQEGEVIQRWVLTEAKYNKPFKRLWISSLTEDAIRQGFARLKDGSEFDLLYQAGKSRAIGDWLLGLNATRLFTLKYAQGRQMLSIGRVQTPTLAMLVNRHHEIANFVPQPYWELKTVYRDTTFSSTNGRFQKEEEAQQIMEAIKEAELTVTDVETKKGTESAPRLFDLTSLQIECNNKLSMSADETLKTVQSLYEKKVVSYPRVDTVFLPDDIYPKIPAILQGLGNYQQEVAPLLQEKIRKSKKVFNNNKVTDHHAIIPTGAAANSLYGREADVYDIITRRFLAAFYPDCIVSNTTVLAESAGYAFRVRGKQILEPGWRVLYGAEDIKSEPVSSKEGENKEEEEMARVLPHFDKGEHGPHAPLLDKKMTNPPKEYTEATLLRAMETAGRQIDDEALKEALKENGIGRPSTRAAIIETLFKRQYIRKEKKKLVPTQMGIDLIGVIPNQTLKSAEMTGQWERKLRQIEGGEFKADAFLRELQEFVVSLVQEVKYDKATVTLEPQQQEQKPAAKGAKKTPTAAAPKAAAVAGPGLGACPACQQGHILKGSKAYGCSRYKEGCRFLLPIEQQGKQLTEKQVQALLSKGKTPVIKGFKDGQGESFDAILTLDASKQVVLEKVAKAEAKDPLAQCPRCKQGRLLKGKSAYGCSRFREGCQFLVPFEKGGKQLTDKHIHALLLKGKTPTIKGFISEKTGQPFDAALALNEQWQVVYQF; from the coding sequence GTGAAAGTATGCATTGCTGAAAAACCGAGCGTGGCCCGCGAAATAGCCCAGGTACTTGGCGCCAAAGCCCGCAAAGACGGCTATTTTGAAGGCAACGGCTACCAGGTTACCTGGACCTTCGGGCATTTCTGCACTTTGCGCGAGCCCGACGATTACCGCCCTGAGTGGAAGCGCTGGAGCCTCTACGACCTGCCCATGCTACCCGAAAAGTATGGTATCAAGCTGATGAAGGACAGTGGTGTGCAAAAGCAGTTCAAAATCATCAAGGAGTTGCTCGACAAGGCCGACGAGGTAATCAACTGCGGGGATGCCGGTCAGGAAGGGGAAGTGATCCAGCGCTGGGTACTAACCGAAGCGAAGTATAACAAGCCTTTTAAACGCCTTTGGATCTCATCGCTCACCGAAGACGCTATCCGTCAGGGTTTTGCCCGGCTGAAGGACGGTTCCGAGTTCGATCTGCTATACCAGGCAGGCAAGAGCCGCGCCATTGGCGACTGGCTGCTGGGCCTGAATGCCACCCGATTGTTTACACTCAAGTATGCCCAGGGCCGCCAGATGCTTTCTATCGGCCGGGTACAAACTCCCACGCTGGCCATGCTGGTGAACCGCCACCACGAAATTGCCAACTTTGTGCCCCAGCCCTACTGGGAGCTCAAAACCGTTTACCGGGACACCACCTTCTCGAGCACCAACGGCCGCTTTCAGAAAGAGGAAGAAGCCCAACAGATCATGGAAGCCATTAAAGAGGCGGAACTGACGGTAACGGACGTGGAAACCAAGAAGGGCACCGAGTCCGCGCCCCGGCTCTTCGACCTGACCTCGCTGCAGATCGAGTGCAACAACAAGCTGAGCATGTCGGCCGATGAAACCCTGAAAACGGTGCAGAGCCTCTACGAGAAAAAAGTAGTTTCTTACCCGCGGGTGGATACCGTGTTTCTGCCCGACGATATTTACCCCAAGATACCAGCCATTTTGCAGGGCCTGGGCAATTACCAGCAGGAAGTTGCCCCGCTGCTGCAGGAAAAGATCCGTAAGAGCAAAAAGGTATTTAACAACAACAAAGTTACCGACCACCACGCCATCATCCCCACCGGGGCAGCCGCAAACAGCCTGTATGGCCGCGAGGCCGATGTATACGATATCATTACGCGCCGCTTTCTGGCCGCTTTCTACCCCGACTGTATTGTGAGCAATACCACGGTGCTGGCCGAATCGGCGGGCTATGCGTTCCGGGTGCGTGGCAAGCAGATCCTGGAACCAGGCTGGCGCGTGCTCTATGGCGCAGAAGACATCAAGTCTGAGCCTGTAAGCAGCAAAGAAGGCGAGAACAAGGAAGAGGAAGAAATGGCCAGGGTGCTGCCCCACTTCGACAAAGGCGAACACGGGCCTCATGCCCCGCTCCTGGACAAGAAGATGACCAACCCGCCGAAAGAATATACCGAGGCCACGCTACTGCGCGCCATGGAAACAGCCGGCCGCCAGATAGACGACGAAGCGCTGAAAGAGGCGCTGAAAGAAAATGGCATTGGCCGCCCTTCTACCCGCGCTGCTATCATCGAAACGCTGTTCAAGCGCCAGTATATCCGCAAGGAGAAAAAGAAGCTGGTGCCTACCCAGATGGGCATCGACCTGATCGGTGTGATCCCGAACCAAACGCTCAAATCAGCAGAAATGACGGGGCAATGGGAACGCAAGCTTCGCCAGATAGAGGGCGGCGAGTTTAAAGCCGATGCCTTTCTGCGGGAGCTGCAGGAATTTGTGGTGAGCCTAGTGCAGGAAGTAAAGTATGACAAAGCCACCGTAACGCTGGAGCCCCAGCAGCAGGAGCAGAAACCCGCCGCCAAAGGTGCCAAAAAAACGCCCACTGCCGCCGCTCCGAAAGCCGCTGCTGTGGCAGGCCCGGGACTTGGCGCCTGCCCGGCCTGCCAGCAAGGCCACATTCTAAAAGGTTCCAAAGCCTACGGCTGCAGCCGCTACAAAGAAGGCTGCCGCTTCCTGCTCCCCATCGAGCAGCAGGGCAAGCAACTCACCGAAAAGCAGGTGCAGGCATTGCTCAGCAAAGGTAAAACACCTGTTATCAAAGGGTTTAAAGACGGACAGGGCGAGAGTTTTGATGCCATTCTTACACTGGATGCCAGTAAACAGGTGGTACTGGAAAAAGTAGCCAAAGCAGAAGCAAAGGACCCGTTGGCTCAATGCCCGCGCTGCAAGCAAGGCCGGTTGCTCAAAGGCAAATCGGCTTACGGCTGCAGCCGTTTCCGGGAAGGCTGCCAGTTTCTTGTGCCGTTTGAGAAAGGCGGCAAGCAGCTCACCGACAAGCATATCCATGCCTTGTTGCTGAAAGGAAAAACACCCACGATCAAAGGCTTCATCTCTGAAAAGACAGGCCAACCCTTCGACGCGGCCCTCGCGCTAAACGAGCAGTGGCAGGTGGTTTACCAGTTTTAG
- a CDS encoding sensor histidine kinase produces MDTKTRLKAIIDTAIDGIITIDTRGIVETVNPAAAHIFGYDPEEIIGSNINMLMPEPDHSRHDQYIQNYLHTGEAQIIGKGREVMGKKKDGTVFPFLLSISEVQLPDKLIFTGIVHDITDLKKAEHALRESENKINSIIQGAVDGIITINQRGIIEMVNPAAAKQFGYSAEELLGQSINMLMPEPDKSLHDGYMHNYEVTGKKRIIGIGREVTGLRKDGTIFPFYLSISEVELEGRRVYTGFVHDITIQKLNEERLRRYAAELERSNRELQDFAYVSSHDLQEPLRKIQAFGDRLMTKEYDNLSDQGKDYVERMLNAASRMQNLINDLLGFSRVTAKSKPFEKVSLDAILSEVISDLEVSIEKTNAEIIRSPLPDIEAEPTQIRQLFQNLLSNAIKFRKPDESPIINVYAKSLQRRAHLTATPGDELVEIYVEDNGIGFDEKYLDRIFNIFQRLEGQKYEGSGIGLAVCRKIAIRHGGDITASSQLGVGTRFIITLARKHPEE; encoded by the coding sequence TTGGATACTAAAACACGGCTAAAAGCCATTATTGATACTGCCATCGATGGCATCATTACCATTGACACGCGCGGAATTGTGGAAACCGTGAACCCGGCGGCAGCACATATTTTTGGCTATGATCCGGAAGAGATCATAGGCAGTAACATCAACATGCTCATGCCGGAGCCCGACCATAGCCGCCACGACCAGTACATTCAAAATTACCTGCATACCGGCGAAGCCCAGATCATTGGGAAAGGCCGCGAGGTGATGGGAAAAAAGAAAGACGGTACAGTTTTTCCTTTTCTGCTCAGCATCAGCGAAGTACAGCTGCCCGATAAACTGATCTTTACCGGCATTGTGCACGACATCACCGACCTGAAAAAGGCGGAACATGCCCTGCGCGAAAGTGAGAATAAGATCAACTCCATCATTCAAGGTGCAGTAGATGGCATTATTACCATCAACCAACGTGGCATCATCGAGATGGTGAACCCGGCAGCCGCAAAGCAGTTTGGCTACAGTGCCGAGGAACTGCTTGGCCAGTCCATCAACATGCTCATGCCCGAGCCCGACAAAAGCCTGCACGACGGCTACATGCACAACTACGAGGTAACCGGTAAAAAACGCATTATCGGCATCGGGCGCGAAGTGACCGGTTTGCGGAAAGACGGCACTATTTTCCCGTTTTACCTTAGTATAAGCGAAGTGGAGCTGGAAGGTCGCCGCGTGTATACCGGTTTTGTGCACGACATTACCATTCAGAAGCTGAACGAGGAACGCCTGCGCCGCTACGCCGCTGAGCTGGAGCGCAGTAACCGCGAGCTGCAGGATTTTGCTTATGTCTCGTCGCACGATCTGCAGGAGCCCTTGCGCAAAATACAGGCATTCGGCGACCGGCTGATGACCAAAGAATACGACAATCTGAGCGACCAAGGCAAGGATTATGTGGAGCGCATGCTCAATGCCGCCTCCCGCATGCAAAACCTGATCAACGATCTGCTGGGCTTTTCGCGGGTTACCGCCAAATCAAAGCCATTTGAGAAAGTGAGCCTGGATGCCATCCTCTCGGAGGTAATATCCGACCTGGAAGTAAGCATCGAAAAGACCAATGCCGAAATCATCCGCTCGCCTTTGCCCGATATTGAGGCGGAGCCGACCCAGATACGGCAGCTGTTCCAGAACCTGCTCAGCAACGCCATCAAGTTCCGCAAGCCCGACGAGTCGCCCATCATCAATGTATACGCCAAAAGCCTGCAGCGGCGGGCGCACCTGACGGCTACCCCCGGCGATGAGCTGGTGGAGATTTATGTGGAAGATAACGGCATCGGGTTCGATGAAAAGTACCTGGACCGGATCTTCAATATATTTCAGCGCCTGGAAGGGCAGAAGTATGAAGGATCGGGTATTGGGCTGGCCGTTTGCCGCAAAATTGCCATCCGGCATGGCGGCGATATTACGGCCAGTAGCCAGCTGGGGGTAGGAACCCGCTTCATCATCACACTCGCACGTAAACACCCAGAGGAATAG
- a CDS encoding metal-sulfur cluster assembly factor — METQTPDFGDEVFETLKYIIDPEIGINIVDLGLVYRISLDEDVLEVELTLTTPGCPMSGTITKATEQILLKRFPNLDVKVNLVWSPPWSTDMITPEGMRQLEGR; from the coding sequence ATGGAAACGCAAACGCCTGATTTCGGAGACGAAGTTTTCGAAACCCTCAAGTATATCATCGACCCTGAAATTGGGATCAACATTGTGGACCTGGGCCTGGTATACCGGATAAGCCTGGATGAGGATGTGTTGGAAGTAGAATTAACGCTGACCACGCCCGGTTGCCCCATGAGCGGCACCATTACCAAGGCCACGGAACAGATCCTGCTCAAGCGTTTTCCTAACCTCGATGTAAAGGTGAACCTGGTGTGGTCGCCGCCCTGGTCTACCGACATGATCACCCCCGAAGGAATGCGGCAACTGGAAGGAAGGTAA
- the hemA gene encoding glutamyl-tRNA reductase gives MQNQFKALTLSYKNAPIAIREEVALNEIGCRNLLDKIREFTGAREVLVLSTCNRTEVYYASEKDLSREIVKLLAIEKGFVATKRIQPYFLSITDPAEAVQHLFRVSLGLESQVVGDMQIMNQVKNAYQWAADAGMAGPFLHRLMHTIFFTNKRVSNETAFRDGAASVAYATVELVEELTQHLPDPRVLMIGVGEIGANVCDNFGKSRIGNITIVNRTHHKALELAQKCQAKAAYWENVWEEIKQADVVISSVPGDCFFISKADVEKQKQLSPQFFIDLSMPRSIDKELEMLPGTCVYNIDGIRNRTTEALALRLAAIPQVHQIVAEAIAEFQNWTREMIMSPALQQFKTRLEVIRQQELARYMKKLGAEEKEMVEAITQNILNKIVKMPALELKAACQRGDADALVESLRLLFDLEQTHVKA, from the coding sequence ATGCAAAACCAGTTTAAAGCACTTACCCTATCCTACAAAAATGCCCCAATCGCTATTCGCGAAGAGGTGGCTCTGAACGAAATCGGCTGCCGTAACCTGCTGGACAAGATCCGGGAGTTTACCGGGGCCCGGGAGGTGCTGGTGCTTTCTACCTGCAACCGCACGGAAGTATACTATGCCTCTGAAAAAGACCTTTCGCGCGAGATCGTAAAGCTGCTGGCCATCGAAAAAGGCTTTGTCGCTACCAAACGCATCCAGCCATACTTCCTCTCCATCACGGACCCGGCCGAGGCAGTGCAGCATTTATTCCGGGTATCGCTGGGGCTGGAGTCGCAGGTAGTGGGCGATATGCAGATCATGAACCAGGTAAAGAACGCCTACCAATGGGCAGCAGATGCTGGTATGGCCGGCCCGTTTCTCCACCGCCTCATGCACACGATCTTCTTTACAAACAAGCGTGTTTCCAATGAGACGGCCTTCCGAGATGGCGCCGCTTCGGTAGCCTATGCTACGGTAGAGCTAGTAGAGGAGCTCACGCAACACCTGCCAGACCCACGGGTACTGATGATCGGTGTGGGCGAGATCGGGGCCAACGTGTGCGATAACTTCGGCAAATCACGTATCGGCAACATTACCATTGTAAACCGTACCCACCACAAGGCGCTGGAGCTGGCGCAGAAATGCCAGGCCAAAGCAGCTTACTGGGAGAACGTGTGGGAAGAGATAAAGCAGGCTGATGTGGTAATTTCTTCGGTACCCGGCGATTGCTTTTTTATCAGCAAAGCGGACGTGGAAAAACAGAAGCAGCTCTCCCCCCAATTCTTCATCGACCTCTCCATGCCGCGCAGCATCGACAAGGAACTGGAAATGTTGCCTGGTACTTGTGTTTACAACATTGATGGTATTCGCAACCGAACCACCGAAGCGCTGGCATTACGCCTGGCAGCCATTCCGCAGGTGCACCAGATCGTGGCCGAAGCCATAGCGGAGTTCCAGAACTGGACACGCGAAATGATCATGTCGCCGGCGCTGCAGCAATTTAAAACCCGGCTGGAGGTTATCCGTCAGCAGGAACTTGCCCGCTACATGAAAAAGCTGGGTGCCGAAGAAAAAGAAATGGTAGAAGCCATCACACAGAATATACTGAACAAGATCGTGAAAATGCCGGCGCTGGAACTGAAAGCCGCTTGCCAGCGTGGCGATGCCGATGCCCTGGTAGAAAGCCTGCGCCTGTTGTTTGACCTGGAGCAAACCCACGTAAAGGCATAG